The genomic DNA ATTCAGTGGCTACCATCAGGGGATCAGATGGCTGATCATCCTCATCATCCCGATCATAGCCTTCACCTCCATTACGCGGGGATACTTCATGGGGATCCAGAAGATGGGGAAGATCGCTGTGGCCAATTTCCTTAGAAAAGGCATCCAGCTTCTACTCCTTGTGTCCATCTATCAATTCTTGGAGTTTGAGCTCAATACGTCCATCTTTATTGCACTTGGCACGATGATCGCCAGCGAGTGCATTGTATTTGTCTATTTAATCCATGCTTACATAGTCGAGATACGGGGTAAAAGGAAAGATAGCCATAGCAGTCTGCCGAAGGGGGAGATGAGAAAAGCGGTATTGTCGGTTTCGATCCCGACGACATTTTTACGGATTTTCCATGCTCTGACCCATGCCATCCAGCCTTTTCTCATCAAACTGGCACTCGTCATGTCAGGGATGGAGGCAGGGGAGGCCAATGAACATTTCGGCATGCTCGCGGGGATTGCCTTGACCATCGGATTCTTCCCTTCTTTCATCGCCGTTTCCATGATGACGGTCCTCATCCCGACGATATCAGAGAAGGCTTCTTCAAACGATTGGCCGGGGATTCTAGCTCACTTGAAGCAGGTGATGTGGCTCACGATCGGATACGGGATCCCTGTCGTATTCGTGTACTATGCTTGGGGAGACGCCATTACAGAGCGATTCTTCCACTCTGTGACATCGGCCTATTACCTGAAGCTTTTATGGCCATATTTCTTATTCCACTTCTTGATGCTGCCGCTTCAAGCATTCATGATCGGTCTTGGACTCGTGAAGGATGCCCTGCTTCATACGGTGTGGGCGAGTGCATTTTCCTTCGCGTGCATCTATTTCATGGGTTCCCGCTACGGCATGGAAGGGGTCATCGTCGGGATGAATGGTGGAGCCGTCCTCGCCATGCTGCTTCACTACTTCACTATCTGTAAAGAGTTGGAAGCGACGGTTTGGTTAAAACCCGCGGAAAAAATATAAACTAAACATAGCTCATTGAAAGTCAGCGGGCCCCGCTGGCTTCATTACGTTAAAGGAGAAACTGTATGATTGAATCGATCTTATTTAACCTTATGTTAGTCGGCTTCCTGGGAATCGCTTCCCAATGGGCGGCATGGAGGTTCAAGCTTCCCGCCATCGTCGTCATGTCCATCGTCGGCTTACTAGCTGGTCCGATTCTCGGACTGATCAATCCTGAAGAAGTCTTCGGGGAACTGTATGAACCGCTTATTTCCATGGCTGTTGCCATCATCCTATTCGAAGGGAGCCTGAATCTGGATTTCAGGGAAGTGAGGGGCCTCGGTAAACCGGTCTTCAGGATTGTAACCATCGGTGCATTCCTCGCCTGGATCTTGGGTTCACTGGGTGCCCACTATGTTGCGGGACTGTCATGGGCCGTTGCCTTCGTCATCGGAGGGTTGTTCATCGTTACCGGTCCTACGGTCATCCTGCCCCTCCTCAGGCAGTCAAAACTTAAGCCGAGACCTGCGGCGATCCTGAAATGGGAAGGCATCATCGTCGATCCATTCGGTGCGCTCCTTGCTGTTTTTGCATTTGAAATCATTAATTTCCTTATCAGCGAGGATGCTACCATTCTGAAGCTCGTCTCATTCTTTGCTGCATCGCTGTTTGCCATTCTCCTTGGGTGGGGGCTTGGACGGTTCACCGGTTTTCTATTCGAAAAGGGACATGTACCGGAATTCTTGAAATCACCGGTCGTCTTTGCCTTAGTGCTGGCGGGCTTTTCGGTTTCTGATCAAATTATGCATGAAACAGGGCTGCTGGCCGTTACTGCCATGGGGATGACGCTTGCCAATATGCATATTGCCTCGATCAGTGATATGAGACATTTCAAAGAAAATATCTCTGTATTGCTCACATCGACCATATTCGTCATGCTGACAGCTTCCCTGACAGTGGATACCCTGCTTGAGATCTTTGACTGGCAGATCATTGGATTTGTGCTTCTCATGCTATTCATCGTAAGACCGTTGTCCATATGGTTATCAACCATCGGAACAGATCTGACGAAAAGGGAAAAAATACTGGTGGGATGGATCGCACCGCGCGGAATCGTAGCCCTTACGGTGTCAAGCTACTTCGCTTCTGTTCTGTTGGACAAGGGGTTCAAGGATGCATCCATCCTCACCTCGCTGACATTTGCCCTTGTCTTTGCCACGGTATGTGCCCACGGTTTCTCCATCAAGTGGCTGGCGAGTAAACTGAAGCTTGCCAATGATGAGAATCCCGGCGTCATACTGGTCGGGGGGAGTGCATTCAGTACTGAATTTGCGAAGGCGCTTCGTGAACTGAAGATCCCCACATTGATCGCTGATTCATCTTGGCAGCGACTCTACACGGCAAGAAAGGCCGGACTGCCGTTCTATTCGGGGGAGATCCTTTCAGAGAAGACGGAATATTGCCTGGATATGACCCCATATGACTATATGATCGCAGCCACGGAACTCGATTCCTATAATGCGCTCGTCTGTACTTCGTTCATCTCTGAGTTCGGAAGGAATAACCTGTATCAGTTGAACCTAAGGAACCAGTCGGGAGAAGACCTGGAGGAAATGGTCCATACCATCGGCGGGAATATCGTCTTCCAGGATGGACCGACGTGGGAAGAACTCAACAAAC from Rossellomorea marisflavi includes the following:
- a CDS encoding oligosaccharide flippase family protein: MNLFYKGILILMVTAFAGELLEFIINMILAQELGEAGLGTYMSILPTVFLIVILSSMELPISLSKFFAEREERLHRGMLGYAFRFALLTTIILLGIMVLVYAWTPLFSGYHQGIRWLIILIIPIIAFTSITRGYFMGIQKMGKIAVANFLRKGIQLLLLVSIYQFLEFELNTSIFIALGTMIASECIVFVYLIHAYIVEIRGKRKDSHSSLPKGEMRKAVLSVSIPTTFLRIFHALTHAIQPFLIKLALVMSGMEAGEANEHFGMLAGIALTIGFFPSFIAVSMMTVLIPTISEKASSNDWPGILAHLKQVMWLTIGYGIPVVFVYYAWGDAITERFFHSVTSAYYLKLLWPYFLFHFLMLPLQAFMIGLGLVKDALLHTVWASAFSFACIYFMGSRYGMEGVIVGMNGGAVLAMLLHYFTICKELEATVWLKPAEKI
- a CDS encoding cation:proton antiporter, with product MIESILFNLMLVGFLGIASQWAAWRFKLPAIVVMSIVGLLAGPILGLINPEEVFGELYEPLISMAVAIILFEGSLNLDFREVRGLGKPVFRIVTIGAFLAWILGSLGAHYVAGLSWAVAFVIGGLFIVTGPTVILPLLRQSKLKPRPAAILKWEGIIVDPFGALLAVFAFEIINFLISEDATILKLVSFFAASLFAILLGWGLGRFTGFLFEKGHVPEFLKSPVVFALVLAGFSVSDQIMHETGLLAVTAMGMTLANMHIASISDMRHFKENISVLLTSTIFVMLTASLTVDTLLEIFDWQIIGFVLLMLFIVRPLSIWLSTIGTDLTKREKILVGWIAPRGIVALTVSSYFASVLLDKGFKDASILTSLTFALVFATVCAHGFSIKWLASKLKLANDENPGVILVGGSAFSTEFAKALRELKIPTLIADSSWQRLYTARKAGLPFYSGEILSEKTEYCLDMTPYDYMIAATELDSYNALVCTSFISEFGRNNLYQLNLRNQSGEDLEEMVHTIGGNIVFQDGPTWEELNKRVEHGDVFRKTTVTEKYPFKSYMEDIEEGTILLLIQKPTGKVEFFRNEASPRVEEGDIVVSLTTRKKEMNKINERIAENKETERNR